The following proteins come from a genomic window of Hymenobacter canadensis:
- a CDS encoding metal-dependent hydrolase: protein MASIFGHCALGATLGKLLLPERRHWRYWLLAAACAFLPDADVIGFKFHVPYASLWGHRGLTHSILAAAVVASALAGLAHVRRTPGTPPAGRLWLLLFLATVSHGVLDALTTGGEGVAFFSPFEQQRYFFPWRPLQVSPIGVKKFVGEWAARVLKCELLWVGLPCLLVLALRRVLAPRQRPAAA from the coding sequence ATGGCGTCCATTTTCGGACATTGCGCCCTGGGCGCCACATTGGGCAAGCTGCTGCTGCCGGAGCGCCGACACTGGCGCTACTGGCTGCTGGCCGCCGCCTGCGCCTTCCTGCCCGATGCCGACGTTATCGGCTTCAAGTTTCATGTGCCGTACGCCAGCCTCTGGGGGCACCGCGGGCTTACGCACTCGATTCTGGCCGCCGCAGTGGTGGCGTCAGCGCTGGCCGGGCTGGCGCACGTTCGCCGCACGCCCGGCACCCCGCCGGCCGGGCGGCTGTGGCTGCTGCTGTTTCTGGCCACCGTCTCGCACGGCGTGCTCGATGCGCTGACTACCGGCGGGGAAGGTGTAGCATTTTTCAGCCCTTTCGAGCAGCAGCGCTACTTTTTCCCGTGGCGGCCGCTGCAGGTTTCGCCTATTGGGGTGAAGAAATTTGTGGGCGAATGGGCGGCGCGGGTGCTGAAATGTGAGTTGCTGTGGGTAGGTCTGCCGTGTCTGCTGGTGTTGGCTCTGCGCCGGGTGCTGGCCCCACGCCAGCGGCCCGCGGCGGCGTAA
- the ppk1 gene encoding polyphosphate kinase 1, producing MKLFKSADLIRKSKYISRDLSWLRFNYRVLDQAKDAGRPLFDRLRFLAITSSNLDEFFMIRVGSLYNYLDYGKERVDYSGLRELPFRRKLLDFAHRFVNDQSMTYLNELKPQFEKNGFNILRMDELTELELKKADGYFKNTIFPLLTPMVYDSYHGFPLMMNQMLILGVVTRTGTGDLETEKGQERLTFVQIPQNLTRFFELTRKEKVLFVPIEEIVRANLPKLFRNVEIESADLFRITRNGDFTLEESEDIDTDFIKELQQGLKTRKRGRVVRLEVEPNASALLMTVLKERWKIDNGNVFVINSLIDLKGLLQILKHPNFRGKTSRQPAPIAPLSLPEGADENLFEYLKHHDVLLHHPYNSIEPMVRLLEQAAEDPQVLGIKQTIYRLADDSRVTAALLKAAENGKHVSVLFEIKARFDEERNIREGARLEKAGCFVIYGVSKYKTHTKMLMVIRKEGEKVTRYVHIGSGNYNEQTSKLYTDVSLLTTNDVYGHDVSEFFNVITGHSQPDDYEYLITAPKDMRQQLVHLIREEARNAKKGLPSGIVIKINSLEDKEVIDELYKASKAGVPIRLIVRGICCLRPGRINLSENIEVRSVVGDLLEHSRLFYFHQAGQPRLYAGSADVMVRSFDRRIEALFLIVNPQLKREAIGILMLNLLDNQNSYVMREDGAYIRRQPQPDEVIVNVHKDFYRRDEERLANATPDGMLVLLTAAKDAEAAALAAAEEPVEACGPEEELAAEEPETETVEYIVVAEAEDKAEAARTNA from the coding sequence ATGAAACTCTTCAAGTCTGCCGACCTTATCCGCAAAAGCAAATACATCAGCCGCGACCTGAGTTGGCTGCGCTTCAACTACCGCGTGCTCGACCAGGCCAAGGATGCCGGCCGGCCGCTGTTCGACCGGCTGCGGTTCCTGGCCATCACCTCGTCGAATCTGGATGAGTTCTTCATGATTCGTGTCGGCTCGCTCTACAACTACCTCGACTACGGCAAGGAGCGGGTGGACTACTCGGGGCTGCGGGAACTGCCCTTCCGGCGCAAGCTGCTCGACTTCGCCCACCGCTTCGTCAACGACCAGTCGATGACGTACCTGAACGAGCTGAAGCCGCAGTTCGAAAAGAACGGCTTCAACATCCTGCGCATGGATGAGCTGACGGAGCTGGAGCTGAAAAAGGCCGACGGCTACTTCAAAAACACCATCTTCCCGCTGCTCACGCCGATGGTGTACGACTCGTACCACGGCTTCCCGCTGATGATGAACCAGATGCTGATTCTGGGCGTGGTGACGCGCACCGGTACCGGCGACCTGGAAACTGAGAAAGGGCAGGAGCGGCTCACATTCGTGCAGATTCCGCAAAACCTGACGCGCTTCTTTGAGCTCACGCGCAAGGAAAAAGTGCTGTTCGTGCCGATTGAGGAAATCGTGCGGGCCAACCTGCCCAAGCTGTTCCGCAACGTGGAAATCGAGTCGGCCGACCTGTTCCGCATCACGCGCAACGGCGACTTCACGCTGGAAGAATCCGAGGACATCGATACCGACTTTATCAAGGAGCTGCAGCAGGGCCTCAAGACGCGTAAGCGCGGCCGCGTGGTGCGCCTGGAAGTGGAGCCCAACGCCTCGGCGCTGCTGATGACCGTGCTTAAGGAGCGCTGGAAAATTGATAATGGCAACGTGTTCGTTATCAATTCGCTGATTGACCTGAAGGGTTTGCTGCAGATTCTGAAGCACCCCAACTTCCGCGGCAAAACCTCCCGCCAGCCCGCCCCGATTGCGCCGCTGAGCCTGCCCGAAGGCGCCGACGAGAACCTGTTTGAATACCTCAAGCACCACGACGTGCTGCTGCACCACCCCTACAACAGCATCGAGCCGATGGTGCGGCTGCTGGAGCAGGCCGCCGAAGACCCGCAGGTACTGGGTATCAAGCAAACCATCTACCGCCTCGCCGACGATTCCCGCGTGACGGCAGCGCTGCTCAAGGCGGCTGAAAACGGCAAGCACGTATCGGTGCTGTTCGAAATAAAGGCCCGCTTTGATGAGGAGCGCAACATCCGCGAGGGCGCGCGGCTGGAAAAAGCCGGCTGCTTCGTCATTTATGGCGTGAGCAAGTACAAGACGCACACCAAGATGCTGATGGTCATCCGGAAGGAAGGCGAGAAGGTGACGCGCTACGTGCACATCGGCTCCGGCAACTACAACGAGCAAACCAGTAAGCTCTATACCGACGTGAGTTTGCTCACGACCAACGACGTGTATGGCCACGACGTGTCGGAGTTCTTCAACGTCATCACCGGCCACTCGCAGCCCGACGACTATGAGTACCTCATCACGGCGCCCAAAGACATGCGCCAGCAGCTGGTGCACCTGATCCGAGAGGAGGCGCGCAACGCCAAAAAAGGCCTGCCCAGCGGCATTGTCATCAAAATCAACTCTCTGGAAGACAAGGAGGTGATTGATGAACTGTACAAGGCCTCGAAGGCCGGCGTGCCTATCCGCCTGATTGTGCGCGGCATCTGTTGCCTGCGGCCGGGCCGCATCAATCTGAGCGAGAATATTGAGGTGCGCAGCGTGGTGGGTGACCTGCTGGAGCACTCGCGCCTGTTCTACTTCCACCAAGCCGGGCAGCCGCGCCTCTATGCCGGCTCCGCCGACGTGATGGTGCGCTCCTTCGACCGCCGCATCGAGGCGCTGTTCCTGATTGTGAATCCGCAGCTCAAGCGCGAAGCCATCGGCATTCTGATGCTGAACCTGCTCGACAACCAGAACAGCTACGTGATGCGCGAGGACGGCGCTTACATCCGGCGCCAGCCGCAGCCCGACGAGGTGATTGTGAACGTACACAAAGACTTCTACCGCCGCGACGAAGAGCGCCTCGCCAACGCCACGCCCGATGGCATGCTGGTGTTGCTGACGGCCGCCAAGGATGCTGAAGCCGCCGCCCTCGCCGCCGCCGAAGAACCCGTGGAAGCCTGCGGCCCCGAAGAAGAACTAGCGGCCGAAGAGCCCGAAACCGAGACGGTGGAATACATTGTCGTGGCCGAAGCTGAAGACAAGGCAGAAGCTGCGCGCACCAACGCCTAA
- a CDS encoding SIR2 family NAD-dependent protein deacylase, whose product MKKKKIVALTGAGISAESGLATFRGSDGLWEGHRIEDVATPEGWAANPELVLEFYNQRRAAARAAQPNAGHLALAALEREFEVVVVTQNVDDLHERAGSSHIIHLHGKLLEARSSRFEHLVYPMATDRIELGELCTKGHQLRPNIVWFGEAVPLMEHAMEEAATADIFLVVGTSLQVYPAAGLVSYAPASCPVYIIDPSRPPVSARRNLHFITEPASTGVPRLATELMGHQ is encoded by the coding sequence ATGAAAAAGAAGAAGATTGTCGCCCTGACCGGCGCGGGCATCAGCGCGGAAAGCGGCCTGGCTACTTTCCGCGGCTCCGATGGACTGTGGGAAGGCCACCGCATTGAGGACGTGGCCACGCCGGAGGGCTGGGCGGCCAACCCGGAGCTGGTGCTGGAATTCTACAACCAGCGGCGCGCCGCGGCCCGGGCCGCCCAGCCCAATGCGGGCCACCTGGCGTTGGCCGCGCTGGAACGGGAGTTTGAGGTGGTCGTAGTGACGCAGAACGTCGACGACCTGCATGAGCGGGCCGGCTCCAGCCACATTATCCATCTGCACGGCAAGCTGCTGGAAGCGCGCAGCTCCCGCTTCGAGCATCTGGTGTACCCGATGGCTACCGACCGGATTGAGCTGGGCGAGTTGTGCACCAAAGGCCACCAGCTGCGGCCCAACATTGTGTGGTTTGGCGAGGCCGTGCCGCTGATGGAGCACGCCATGGAGGAAGCCGCTACGGCCGATATTTTTCTGGTGGTGGGCACTTCGCTGCAGGTATATCCGGCGGCCGGCCTGGTCAGCTACGCCCCGGCCAGCTGCCCGGTGTACATCATCGACCCCAGCCGCCCCCCGGTTTCGGCGCGCCGCAACCTGCATTTCATCACCGAGCCGGCCAGCACCGGCGTGCCCCGGCTGGCCACCGAGCTAATGGGCCATCAGTAG
- a CDS encoding Ppx/GppA phosphatase family protein, translated as MQYPLLKLAAIDIGSNAVRCQISAVLHYGDRYRLKRVEYVRFPLRLGEDVFATGTISEKKQEKFIKFLHALKLLMEVHDVAPNHYLICATSAMRTATNGAEVAARIQQELGMTVQVIDGQAEAAYINRVIEHLLEDKKHYLHIDVGGGSTEFNIYHDRRKVASQSFEIGSIRRMQQEESGLASTDAQASLWQRMEEWVKENGRRYHVTRAIGTGGNINKLYSMAQPQQLDKSVTRRRIAAVLQNLTDMSMDERVNVAMLNPDRADVIVPAGHIYLSAMEWANINQMIVPDIGLKDGMLQTLFEEHFDEIRARDDHSSRTPIPTMQSRPTEVE; from the coding sequence GTGCAATATCCTCTGCTGAAGCTTGCCGCCATTGATATCGGTTCCAACGCTGTTCGTTGTCAGATTTCAGCAGTTCTCCACTACGGCGACCGATACCGGCTCAAGCGGGTGGAATATGTGCGCTTTCCGCTGCGTCTCGGCGAAGACGTATTTGCCACCGGCACCATCTCGGAGAAGAAGCAGGAGAAGTTCATCAAGTTTCTGCACGCGCTGAAGCTACTGATGGAGGTGCACGACGTGGCGCCCAACCACTATCTGATCTGCGCCACCTCGGCCATGCGCACCGCCACCAACGGCGCCGAGGTAGCGGCCCGCATTCAGCAGGAGCTGGGCATGACGGTGCAGGTGATTGACGGCCAGGCCGAAGCGGCGTACATCAACCGCGTGATTGAGCATTTGCTCGAAGACAAAAAGCACTACCTGCACATCGATGTGGGCGGCGGCAGCACCGAGTTCAACATCTACCACGACCGCCGCAAGGTGGCCTCGCAGTCGTTTGAGATTGGCTCGATTCGGCGCATGCAGCAGGAAGAAAGCGGCCTGGCCAGCACCGACGCCCAGGCCAGCCTGTGGCAGCGCATGGAAGAGTGGGTAAAGGAAAACGGCCGCCGCTACCACGTCACGCGGGCCATCGGCACGGGCGGCAACATCAACAAGCTCTACAGCATGGCCCAGCCGCAGCAGCTCGACAAGTCCGTGACGCGCCGCCGCATTGCGGCCGTGCTGCAGAATCTGACCGACATGAGCATGGACGAGCGGGTGAACGTGGCCATGCTCAACCCCGACCGCGCCGACGTTATCGTGCCGGCCGGCCACATCTACCTGTCGGCCATGGAATGGGCTAATATCAATCAGATGATTGTGCCCGACATCGGCCTGAAAGACGGCATGCTGCAGACGCTGTTCGAAGAGCATTTCGACGAGATTCGTGCCCGCGACGACCACTCCAGCCGCACGCCCATTCCCACCATGCAAAGCCGGCCCACCGAAGTGGAATAG
- the topA gene encoding type I DNA topoisomerase has translation MVKNLVIVESPAKAKTIEGYLGKDFVVKSSFGHVRDLPKDNNAIDVANNFKPTYVVSADKREIISQLKKLAKEAETVWLASDDDREGEAISWHLAETLNLTGSPKTRRIVFREITKNAILHAIDNPREIDLNLVNAQQARRVLDRLVGFELSPVLWKKVKTGLSAGRVQSVAVRFVVEREREINQFNVSSAYRITARLDAGKGAVLEADLPTRYKTREEAESFLARCAGAEYRIENLEKKPGKRSPAPPFTTSTLQQEASRKLGFSVAQTMSVAQKLYEAGKISYMRTDSVNLSQDALAAAQAEISRAYGPEYAQTRLYKTKSASAQEAHEAIRPTDFALLKAGSDSQEQRLYDLIRKRAMGSQMADAQIERTVATIGISTQPGVTLTASGEVITFEGFLKAYSESKDEDEQDEAATESSFSRGLPPLAVGQLMPLLQLRGVERYASPAARYTEASLVKKLEEMGIGRPSTYAPTISTIQKRGYVEKDTREGKERKFHVLTLEGHEVKTEVKTETYGADKAKLFPTDTAMVVNDFLVEHFPVIVDFQFTAKVEGEFDRIADGEEQWTDMLAGFYGTFHETVERGKDIERNTLGSNREIGLHPETGQKLTARLGRFGPYVQIEPKEGAPEDEKAVYASLRKGQFIENITLEEALELFKLPRVVGEFEEKSMTAALGRFGPYIRHDSKFYSLTKEQDPHTITAPEAVELIENKRKTDAERLIKTFEGRDDVQVLNGRFGPYIVVGKKNVKIPKGEEPADLTLERCLELGELTPDKPAKGGRFAKKAPVADKADAADKPAKKAAAKKPAAKKPAAKKAAGTTAKKPAAKAK, from the coding sequence ATGGTTAAAAATCTAGTCATCGTCGAATCCCCCGCGAAAGCCAAAACCATTGAAGGCTATCTGGGCAAGGATTTCGTCGTCAAATCGTCTTTCGGGCACGTCCGCGACCTGCCCAAGGACAACAATGCCATTGACGTAGCCAATAACTTCAAGCCCACCTACGTGGTGTCGGCCGACAAGCGGGAAATTATCAGCCAGCTCAAGAAGCTGGCCAAGGAGGCCGAAACCGTCTGGCTGGCGAGTGACGATGACCGGGAGGGCGAAGCCATTTCTTGGCATCTGGCAGAAACCCTGAACCTGACCGGCAGCCCTAAGACGCGCCGCATCGTGTTCCGCGAAATCACCAAGAATGCCATCCTGCACGCCATCGACAACCCCCGGGAAATCGACCTGAATCTGGTGAATGCCCAGCAGGCCCGCCGTGTCCTCGACCGGCTGGTAGGCTTCGAATTGAGCCCGGTGCTCTGGAAAAAAGTAAAAACGGGCCTTTCGGCCGGCCGCGTGCAGAGCGTGGCAGTGCGCTTTGTGGTGGAGCGCGAGCGGGAAATCAACCAGTTCAACGTGTCGTCGGCGTACCGGATTACGGCCCGCCTAGACGCCGGCAAAGGTGCGGTGCTGGAAGCCGACCTGCCCACCCGCTACAAAACCCGTGAAGAGGCCGAATCCTTCCTGGCCCGCTGCGCCGGCGCCGAGTACCGCATTGAGAACCTGGAGAAAAAGCCCGGCAAGCGCAGCCCGGCGCCGCCCTTCACCACGTCTACGCTGCAGCAGGAAGCCTCGCGCAAGCTGGGTTTCTCGGTGGCCCAGACCATGAGCGTGGCCCAGAAGCTGTACGAAGCCGGTAAAATATCCTACATGCGGACCGACTCGGTGAACCTCTCGCAGGATGCCCTGGCCGCCGCGCAGGCAGAAATCAGCCGCGCCTACGGCCCCGAGTACGCCCAGACCCGTCTGTACAAGACCAAGTCGGCCTCGGCGCAGGAAGCTCACGAAGCTATCCGCCCCACCGACTTCGCGCTGCTGAAAGCCGGTTCCGACTCGCAGGAGCAGCGCCTCTACGACCTGATCCGGAAGCGGGCAATGGGCTCGCAGATGGCCGATGCCCAGATTGAGCGCACGGTGGCCACCATCGGCATCAGCACCCAGCCCGGCGTAACGCTCACGGCCAGCGGCGAGGTTATCACCTTTGAGGGTTTCCTGAAGGCTTACAGCGAGTCGAAAGACGAGGATGAGCAGGACGAAGCAGCAACCGAATCGTCGTTTTCGCGCGGTTTGCCACCTTTGGCCGTGGGCCAGCTGATGCCGCTGCTACAGCTGCGCGGCGTGGAGCGCTACGCCTCCCCGGCCGCCCGCTACACGGAGGCTTCGCTGGTGAAAAAGCTGGAGGAAATGGGCATCGGCCGGCCTTCTACCTACGCGCCTACCATCAGCACCATTCAGAAGCGCGGCTACGTGGAAAAAGACACCCGCGAAGGCAAGGAGCGCAAGTTTCATGTGCTGACGCTGGAAGGCCACGAGGTGAAGACGGAGGTAAAAACCGAAACCTACGGCGCCGACAAAGCCAAGCTGTTCCCCACGGACACGGCCATGGTGGTGAACGATTTCCTGGTAGAGCACTTTCCCGTGATTGTGGACTTCCAGTTCACGGCCAAGGTGGAAGGCGAGTTTGACCGCATTGCCGATGGTGAAGAGCAGTGGACGGACATGCTGGCGGGCTTCTATGGCACATTCCACGAAACCGTGGAGCGCGGCAAGGACATCGAGCGCAACACGCTGGGCAGCAACCGCGAAATTGGACTACACCCCGAAACCGGCCAGAAGCTGACGGCCCGTCTCGGCCGCTTCGGCCCCTACGTGCAGATCGAGCCCAAGGAAGGCGCGCCTGAGGACGAAAAAGCGGTGTACGCCAGCCTGCGCAAAGGCCAGTTCATTGAAAATATCACGCTGGAAGAGGCGCTGGAGCTGTTTAAGCTACCCCGCGTGGTCGGCGAGTTCGAGGAAAAGTCGATGACGGCCGCACTCGGCCGCTTCGGCCCCTACATCCGCCACGACAGCAAGTTCTACTCACTCACCAAGGAGCAGGACCCGCACACCATTACGGCACCCGAGGCGGTAGAGTTGATTGAGAACAAGCGCAAAACCGACGCCGAGCGCCTGATCAAGACCTTCGAGGGCCGCGACGACGTGCAGGTGCTGAACGGTCGTTTCGGGCCGTACATCGTGGTGGGCAAGAAGAACGTGAAGATTCCGAAAGGCGAAGAGCCGGCCGACCTCACGCTGGAGCGCTGCCTGGAGCTGGGCGAGCTGACGCCCGACAAGCCCGCCAAGGGCGGCCGCTTCGCCAAGAAAGCCCCCGTGGCCGACAAGGCTGATGCCGCCGATAAGCCTGCTAAAAAAGCAGCGGCCAAGAAGCCGGCTGCCAAAAAGCCTGCCGCGAAGAAAGCAGCCGGCACTACCGCCAAAAAACCGGCTGCCAAAGCCAAGTAG
- a CDS encoding DUF4846 domain-containing protein, protein MLPIPFSFLLLSYAASMGAASARNSPPAPPLTPAVAAPTAVNPYAWLPAGAYDARRSLAARFAPPRGCVRVAVAPGSFGQWLGGLPLLPAGTPVKLYNGQLKDPQDVHAAVVNIDVGTRDLQQCADAVIRLRGEYLFAQNPAQVHFHLTSGHDIRFADWYGGKGFRVSGNEVLPAPRPVEAPTHATFRRYLDQIFTYAGTLSLDRELTPTPLAAVQPGDVLIRGGSPGHAVLVLDVAEQAGSGRRYVLLAQSYMPAQQIHVLRNAWGDPALGAWFAVDPSQARFSTPEWTFRREELKRF, encoded by the coding sequence ATGCTGCCAATTCCGTTTTCCTTCCTGCTGCTCAGCTATGCCGCTTCTATGGGCGCGGCTTCCGCCCGTAACTCCCCGCCTGCTCCGCCACTGACTCCTGCCGTAGCCGCGCCGACGGCGGTCAACCCCTATGCATGGCTGCCGGCCGGGGCTTACGATGCCCGCCGGAGTCTGGCGGCCCGGTTTGCGCCGCCGCGCGGCTGCGTGCGGGTGGCGGTGGCGCCGGGCTCGTTCGGGCAGTGGCTGGGTGGGTTGCCGCTGCTGCCGGCCGGCACGCCCGTGAAGCTCTATAACGGCCAGCTGAAAGATCCACAGGACGTGCACGCCGCGGTGGTCAACATTGATGTGGGCACGCGGGATTTGCAGCAGTGCGCCGATGCCGTTATCCGGCTGCGGGGCGAGTACCTGTTTGCGCAGAACCCGGCCCAGGTGCATTTCCACCTCACCAGCGGCCACGATATCCGGTTTGCCGACTGGTACGGTGGCAAGGGTTTCCGGGTGAGCGGCAACGAGGTGCTGCCGGCGCCCCGGCCCGTGGAAGCGCCCACCCACGCCACATTCCGCCGCTACCTCGACCAGATTTTCACCTACGCCGGCACCCTTTCCCTGGACCGAGAGCTTACGCCCACGCCGCTGGCAGCGGTGCAGCCCGGCGACGTGCTCATCCGGGGCGGCTCGCCGGGCCACGCCGTGCTGGTACTGGACGTGGCCGAGCAGGCTGGCAGCGGCCGGCGCTACGTGCTGCTAGCCCAGAGCTACATGCCGGCCCAGCAGATTCATGTGCTGCGCAACGCCTGGGGCGACCCGGCTTTGGGGGCCTGGTTTGCCGTGGACCCCAGCCAGGCCCGATTCAGCACGCCGGAATGGACGTTTCGGCGGGAAGAGCTGAAGCGGTTTTGA